The following are encoded in a window of Acetomicrobium sp. S15 = DSM 107314 genomic DNA:
- a CDS encoding ABC transporter ATP-binding protein has product MFDSPRHPYTNLILSAVPVLDPRARGRRSL; this is encoded by the coding sequence ATATTCGATTCGCCGCGTCATCCTTATACGAATCTAATCCTTTCTGCGGTGCCCGTTCTCGACCCTCGCGCGAGGGGAAGAAGGAGCCTTTAG